A part of Paraliobacillus zengyii genomic DNA contains:
- a CDS encoding alpha-galactosidase has translation MSILFNEKTKEFHLQSSKVSYILKVLENNQLGHLYFGKHLNHQDNFTHLFHTAQKDNTCYISDISDPFSLDLIKQEYPAYGTTDFREPAHQILQQDGSRITNFEYVSHEIYKGKRGLEGLPATYVESEDEATTLEITLYDQVIETALILSYTIFETYHVLTRSTRFVNRGSANVNLLRALSASIDLNDSNYEMVQLSGSWARERHVKKRPLQPGLQSIASTRGTSSAQQNPFIALKRPETTEHLGEVYGFSLVYSGNFLAQVEVDHYDVTRVMMGINNFDFNWLLEAGGSFQTPEVVMVYSDQGLNGMSQIYHQLYRNRLARGKWRDQDRPVLINNWEGTYFDFDETKIVTMAKEAKQLGVELFVLDDGWFGKRNDDTTSLGDWFVDRDKLPNGIAHVANKICDLGLEFGLWFEPEMVSPISQLYQEHPDWIIHVADRNRSQGRNQYVLDFSRKEIVDHIFQVMAKVLKEAPISYVKWDMNRYMTEIGSITLPPERQQELPHRYILGVYQLYERLITAFPTILFESCSSGGCRFDPGMLYYAPQAWTSDNTDAVERLMIQYGTSLVYPISSMGAHVSAVPNHQVNRLTSIDMRAAVAYFGMFGYELDVTTMSDADKQKVSEQVRFYQANRKLIQTGHFYRLLSPFEGDQNSASWMVVSEDKQEALVGYYQILSRPNPAGRRIRLTGLEADARYKIDGIEACFYGDQLLQAGIEIDSYRKNGAHGDFRSELFKLTRV, from the coding sequence ATGTCTATTTTATTTAATGAAAAAACAAAAGAATTCCATCTTCAATCTAGTAAAGTTAGTTATATCTTAAAGGTACTAGAAAATAACCAATTAGGTCATTTGTATTTTGGTAAACACCTGAACCACCAGGATAATTTCACACATTTATTTCATACCGCTCAAAAAGATAATACTTGTTATATCAGTGATATAAGTGATCCTTTTTCACTAGATTTAATCAAACAAGAATATCCGGCTTATGGTACGACAGATTTTCGTGAACCAGCACATCAAATTTTACAACAAGATGGTAGTAGGATTACCAACTTTGAATACGTTAGTCATGAGATTTATAAAGGAAAACGTGGATTGGAAGGATTACCTGCTACATATGTGGAGTCAGAAGACGAAGCAACAACGTTAGAGATTACCTTATATGATCAGGTGATAGAGACAGCGTTAATTTTATCTTATACGATTTTTGAAACCTATCATGTACTTACGAGATCTACACGTTTTGTTAATCGTGGCTCTGCAAATGTGAATCTATTGCGTGCGCTTAGTGCAAGTATAGATTTAAATGATAGTAACTATGAAATGGTTCAATTATCTGGTTCGTGGGCACGTGAGCGACATGTGAAAAAAAGGCCGCTTCAACCTGGATTGCAAAGCATTGCAAGCACTAGGGGAACAAGTAGTGCCCAACAAAATCCGTTTATTGCATTAAAACGTCCAGAAACGACAGAGCATCTAGGAGAAGTCTACGGATTTAGTTTAGTTTATAGTGGTAATTTCCTGGCTCAGGTTGAAGTCGATCATTATGATGTCACACGTGTGATGATGGGGATTAATAACTTTGATTTTAATTGGCTTTTAGAAGCAGGTGGTTCTTTTCAGACACCCGAAGTCGTGATGGTTTATTCTGATCAAGGTTTGAATGGGATGAGTCAAATTTATCATCAACTTTATCGAAATCGACTTGCAAGAGGGAAGTGGCGTGATCAAGATCGTCCAGTTTTAATAAACAACTGGGAAGGAACGTACTTCGATTTTGATGAAACGAAAATAGTGACGATGGCAAAAGAGGCAAAGCAATTAGGTGTGGAGTTGTTTGTGTTGGATGATGGTTGGTTTGGAAAACGCAATGATGATACGACTTCATTAGGTGATTGGTTTGTTGATCGAGATAAATTACCAAACGGAATCGCACATGTAGCAAATAAAATTTGTGATTTAGGTCTTGAATTTGGTTTGTGGTTTGAACCAGAGATGGTTTCACCAATTAGTCAGCTCTATCAAGAACATCCAGATTGGATAATTCATGTAGCTGACCGTAATCGTTCGCAAGGTCGTAATCAATATGTACTGGACTTCTCAAGAAAAGAAATTGTTGATCATATTTTTCAAGTAATGGCAAAGGTGTTAAAAGAGGCACCAATTTCCTATGTGAAATGGGATATGAATCGCTATATGACAGAAATAGGATCGATAACGTTACCACCAGAACGTCAACAAGAATTACCGCATCGTTATATTCTAGGTGTATATCAATTATATGAACGTTTAATCACAGCATTTCCTACTATTCTATTTGAATCGTGTTCAAGTGGAGGATGTCGATTCGATCCAGGTATGCTCTATTATGCTCCACAAGCATGGACAAGTGATAATACCGATGCGGTTGAGCGTCTAATGATTCAATATGGTACATCGCTGGTTTATCCGATTTCATCGATGGGGGCGCATGTATCTGCGGTTCCGAATCATCAAGTGAATCGACTAACTAGTATCGATATGCGTGCTGCTGTCGCTTATTTTGGGATGTTTGGTTATGAGTTGGACGTGACAACCATGAGTGATGCCGATAAACAAAAGGTTTCAGAACAAGTTCGCTTTTATCAAGCAAATCGTAAATTAATCCAGACGGGCCATTTTTACAGATTACTGAGTCCATTTGAAGGCGATCAAAATAGTGCAAGTTGGATGGTTGTCTCAGAAGATAAACAAGAAGCGCTTGTCGGTTATTATCAAATTCTATCACGTCCGAATCCAGCAGGAAGACGCATTCGATTAACAGGACTAGAGGCAGATGCACGTTATAAAATCGATGGAATTGAGGCCTGTTTTTATGGGGATCAATTGTTACAAGCAGGAATTGAAATTGACAGCTATCGCAAGAATGGCGCACATGGTGATTTCAGATCTGAACTATTTAAATTAACACGTGTATAG